In Coriobacteriaceae bacterium, a single window of DNA contains:
- the xerD gene encoding site-specific tyrosine recombinase XerD, with translation MGEAPSPLAVAAGEFLDYLAVERGLARNTIAAYRRDLTTYCAYLERTGIASFEDVSRRVIEDFIADRRDGGYSDASVERALAAVKGLHAFLVRDGAVTQNPTAALRLPKKAERLPECLSVEDVSALLDQDFPDGEMGLRDRAILEVLYGCGLRVSELVGLDVSDIHADDGFVLVRGKGSKERLVPLVGSAARALTHYICDGRRLLAAHARGTETPAVFLNKNGGRLSRQGVHVICERYGRQVGLVGLHPHTLRHSFATHMLAGGADLRVLQEILGHADISTTQVYTHVDRTQLTEVYLAAHPLAHR, from the coding sequence ATCGGAGAAGCTCCTTCGCCGCTCGCTGTGGCGGCGGGGGAGTTTCTTGATTACCTTGCAGTCGAGCGGGGCTTGGCGCGTAACACGATTGCCGCCTATCGCCGAGACCTGACGACCTACTGTGCCTATCTGGAGCGGACGGGCATTGCGTCCTTTGAGGACGTGAGTCGGCGGGTCATTGAGGACTTTATCGCCGATCGGCGCGATGGGGGCTATTCCGATGCCTCGGTGGAGCGCGCGCTCGCTGCCGTCAAAGGCCTGCATGCCTTTTTGGTGCGCGATGGGGCCGTGACCCAAAATCCTACGGCGGCGTTGCGTTTGCCAAAAAAGGCCGAGCGCCTGCCGGAGTGCCTTTCGGTGGAGGATGTTTCGGCATTGCTCGACCAGGATTTTCCGGATGGTGAGATGGGTCTGCGCGATCGCGCTATCTTGGAAGTGCTGTATGGGTGCGGCCTGCGCGTGAGCGAGCTGGTGGGGCTCGATGTGAGTGATATCCATGCCGATGACGGCTTTGTGCTGGTTCGCGGCAAGGGCTCCAAGGAGCGTCTGGTCCCTTTGGTGGGAAGCGCGGCGCGTGCCCTGACGCACTATATATGTGATGGGCGCCGACTTCTGGCGGCTCATGCTCGTGGGACAGAGACGCCGGCGGTCTTTTTAAACAAGAACGGCGGGCGTCTGTCGCGTCAGGGTGTTCACGTCATATGCGAGCGCTACGGACGCCAGGTGGGGTTGGTGGGACTCCATCCGCACACGTTGCGCCATTCCTTTGCCACCCATATGCTCGCGGGCGGCGCGGACCTTCGCGTGCTGCAGGAGATCTTGGGACACGCCGATATATCGACGACGCAGGTCTACACGCATGTCGATCGTACGCAGCTGACTGAGGTTTACCTGGCGGCCCACCCGCTGGCACATCGCTAA
- a CDS encoding division/cell wall cluster transcriptional repressor MraZ, which produces MGMTGAYERNLDAKGRLSLPAPLREELGEHVRVFKALDVDALYVFSAEAFDKWVEGLFAGREGHEGFNPRDINDQKLMRAINKRTTSMDVDSAGRIGLSESLRKQANLDREVTVVGNYDHLEVWDRAAADEDDDDEVLLDLFFS; this is translated from the coding sequence ATGGGAATGACTGGTGCATACGAGCGCAATCTCGATGCAAAAGGTCGTCTGTCCCTGCCTGCACCCCTTCGCGAGGAACTTGGAGAGCACGTTCGCGTGTTCAAAGCCCTGGATGTCGATGCTCTGTACGTGTTCTCTGCCGAGGCCTTCGATAAGTGGGTCGAAGGACTCTTCGCGGGTCGTGAGGGCCACGAGGGTTTTAACCCGCGTGACATCAACGACCAGAAGCTCATGAGGGCGATCAACAAGCGCACCACGTCGATGGATGTGGACAGCGCCGGTCGTATCGGTCTTTCTGAGTCTCTCCGCAAGCAGGCGAACCTTGACCGCGAGGTCACGGTTGTGGGCAACTACGACCACCTTGAGGTTTGGGACCGCGCCGCGGCCGATGAGGACGATGACGACGAGGTTCTGCTTGACCTCTTCTTCTCGTAA
- the rsmH gene encoding 16S rRNA (cytosine(1402)-N(4))-methyltransferase RsmH, producing the protein MERGILTQEYRHEPVMLGEVLESLQLKSGSVVCDCTLGGAGHSVKMAAQVGETGLLLGVDQDDMALEAAGARLDREVPGVPHQLLKGNFGDLDELLCSAEVPGVDGFLFDLGVSSPQLDIPGRGFSYNEDALLDMRMDPGNNTLNAAEVINTYNEHDLARILRVYGEEKFASQIAREIVRRREQEPIETTGQFVEIIKAGIPAAARRHGGHPAKKSFQAIRIEVNHELDVLERGLDAATRWLNPGGRICVISYHSLEDRIVKNHFKEMSQGCTCPPEIPVCVCGNVPILKVITRKPLVAQPDEVARNPRARSAKIRVAQRL; encoded by the coding sequence ATGGAGCGTGGGATCTTGACACAAGAATATCGGCATGAACCTGTCATGCTCGGCGAAGTGCTTGAGTCGCTGCAGCTCAAGAGCGGCTCCGTTGTCTGCGATTGCACCCTTGGCGGTGCCGGTCATTCGGTAAAGATGGCCGCGCAGGTGGGGGAGACGGGCCTTTTGCTCGGCGTCGATCAGGACGACATGGCCCTCGAGGCCGCTGGCGCCCGTCTGGACCGCGAGGTTCCCGGCGTCCCGCACCAGCTGCTGAAGGGCAACTTCGGCGACTTGGACGAGCTGCTTTGCTCGGCCGAGGTGCCCGGGGTCGATGGCTTCCTGTTTGACTTGGGCGTTTCGTCACCGCAACTCGATATCCCTGGCAGGGGCTTTTCGTATAACGAAGATGCCCTATTGGACATGCGGATGGATCCGGGTAACAACACCCTAAACGCAGCTGAGGTCATCAACACCTATAACGAACACGACCTCGCCCGGATTCTACGCGTCTATGGCGAAGAGAAGTTCGCCTCGCAGATTGCGCGCGAGATCGTGCGCCGTCGCGAGCAAGAACCGATCGAAACCACCGGTCAATTTGTCGAGATCATCAAGGCTGGCATTCCGGCTGCCGCTCGTCGGCATGGTGGACACCCGGCCAAGAAGAGCTTCCAGGCCATTCGCATCGAGGTCAACCACGAGCTCGATGTGCTCGAGAGGGGGCTTGACGCCGCCACCAGGTGGCTCAACCCGGGCGGACGCATCTGCGTCATCTCGTATCACTCGCTCGAGGACCGTATCGTAAAGAACCACTTTAAGGAGATGAGCCAGGGGTGCACGTGTCCGCCGGAGATTCCGGTGTGCGTGTGCGGCAACGTGCCGATACTCAAGGTCATCACCCGCAAACCCTTGGTTGCCCAACCCGATGAGGTCGCGCGCAACCCTCGGGCGAGATCAGCCAAAATCCGCGTGGCGCAGCGCCTGTAG
- a CDS encoding penicillin-binding protein 2: MGCIGVGLAAGVFRLAEYQIVNADKLRERADARRLLSQTLYAKRGTIYDRNGNVLTSSVECRNVAVNPQLVEDVDKTVSALVKATGIDKKTCRKLVLSDGSWVYIKRQVDEDDAAALEKKNLPGVLFEQAMKRVYPYGNLASQVLGVVNVDNAGLTGLEKQYDELLTGTNGSLVRERARDGGYIAGGAYKKVAAIDGVDIVTTIDVNIQRAAEDALAEAVEKTKAKNGSALVTDPTTGEILAACSYPTYDQTNLENAKTEDMNLRLVTDAYEPGSVFKTLVAGAGFDLGVVRPSTSFEVPASIKVGDDTVTDADKRDYTMTMDVREMMRRSSNVGFVLVGRKIGADDFATYVDKWGIGHSSGVDFPGESLGIVKERDQYDGATLGAMSFGQALSVSPIEVARAVGGIANGGVMMTPHFYKSSKGDEKDWGEGDRAISEEAASQVTSCMQTVVAEGTGVGGAVDGYDVAGKTGTAERADENGGYLKENYMSSFMGFAPAQSPKVLCYITLDGTPSGSDAAAVPFQSIMASALDVLGVPRTK; this comes from the coding sequence ATGGGCTGTATCGGGGTTGGCCTTGCCGCGGGCGTCTTCCGTCTTGCCGAATACCAGATCGTGAATGCTGACAAGCTGCGCGAGCGCGCGGACGCGCGTCGTCTGCTTTCACAGACGCTCTATGCCAAACGTGGCACTATCTACGACCGCAACGGCAACGTGCTGACGTCGTCAGTCGAATGCCGCAATGTCGCCGTGAACCCTCAGCTTGTCGAGGACGTCGACAAGACGGTCTCGGCGCTGGTCAAGGCCACCGGTATCGATAAAAAGACCTGTCGCAAGCTGGTACTGTCTGATGGTTCCTGGGTGTATATCAAGCGCCAGGTCGACGAGGATGACGCTGCCGCCCTGGAAAAGAAGAATCTACCCGGCGTGCTCTTTGAGCAGGCGATGAAGCGGGTTTACCCGTATGGAAACCTGGCTTCTCAGGTGCTGGGCGTCGTGAACGTGGACAACGCTGGCCTGACTGGACTCGAAAAACAATACGATGAGCTTCTGACCGGAACGAATGGCTCTCTTGTGCGCGAGCGCGCAAGAGATGGCGGCTACATCGCGGGCGGTGCCTATAAAAAGGTTGCCGCGATTGATGGCGTGGATATCGTGACGACGATCGACGTCAACATTCAGCGCGCCGCGGAAGATGCCTTGGCCGAGGCGGTCGAGAAGACGAAGGCCAAAAACGGGTCGGCCCTGGTGACCGACCCGACGACTGGAGAGATCCTGGCCGCCTGCTCGTATCCGACCTACGACCAGACCAATTTGGAAAACGCCAAGACCGAGGACATGAACCTTCGTCTGGTGACGGATGCCTACGAGCCCGGCTCGGTCTTTAAGACGCTGGTTGCGGGCGCCGGATTTGATTTGGGCGTTGTGCGCCCGAGCACATCGTTTGAGGTTCCCGCGAGTATCAAGGTGGGCGACGATACCGTTACCGATGCCGACAAGCGTGACTACACCATGACAATGGACGTACGCGAGATGATGCGCCGTTCGTCCAATGTCGGTTTTGTCCTGGTGGGGCGCAAGATCGGTGCCGATGATTTTGCCACCTATGTGGACAAGTGGGGTATCGGTCATAGCTCCGGTGTCGATTTTCCGGGTGAGAGTCTGGGCATCGTCAAGGAGCGCGACCAGTACGATGGTGCCACCTTGGGTGCTATGAGCTTTGGCCAGGCGCTGTCCGTCTCGCCGATTGAGGTCGCACGTGCCGTGGGCGGCATCGCGAACGGCGGCGTGATGATGACTCCGCACTTCTATAAGTCGAGCAAGGGCGATGAAAAGGATTGGGGCGAGGGGGATCGCGCGATTTCCGAGGAGGCCGCCTCGCAGGTGACATCGTGTATGCAGACGGTCGTTGCCGAGGGAACGGGCGTTGGCGGCGCGGTGGACGGCTACGACGTGGCGGGCAAGACAGGTACGGCCGAGCGCGCCGATGAGAACGGCGGCTACCTCAAAGAGAACTACATGTCGTCTTTTATGGGGTTTGCCCCGGCGCAGTCGCCCAAGGTCCTGTGCTATATCACCCTTGACGGAACCCCGTCAGGCTCCGATGCCGCCGCAGTGCCGTTCCAGTCCATTATGGCCAGTGCGCTTGACGTGTTGGGTGTCCCGCGCACCAAGTAG
- a CDS encoding UDP-N-acetylmuramoyl-tripeptide--D-alanyl-D-alanine ligase — translation MIEIAVNNLAAATGARTVTGEADRVCRGCVIDSRQVEEGTIFVAFPGEKVDGNDFASRAIESGAGAVVMTREPDAELLSLAHEKGCAILHTDDPEEFLLRLAHAYRLELGCLVIGITGSIGKTTTKDVLAAVLAKRYRVWATKGNYNNLIGMPLTVLAAPADTEVLVLEMGMNHFHEIERMSQSANPNLAIVTKIGTSHIGILGSRENIARAKSEIVGGMCAAGDLLPLLVLGGEDDFTPFIRDTFAAPAGVDVMLAGVSDDDEVRACDIRIDDEGRPVFTLDFGLGETIDTLLAIPGAQSVPNAVKAAAVAYRLGVTPEQIDAAFRGLTITGHRQEIKRAKSGARVIDDSYNASAESMAAGLDLLCSLSCTGSRMAVLGEMGEMGDEAPRMHELVGAYAAAKKLDMLACVGGELAQRMAEAARMMGMDEDRIQVFSDYQQVLDRMGGALEQHDVVLVKGSRFVELDRFVEGVC, via the coding sequence ATGATAGAGATCGCCGTCAACAATCTCGCGGCCGCAACAGGGGCCCGAACCGTGACGGGAGAAGCCGATCGGGTATGCCGCGGTTGCGTTATCGACTCGCGCCAGGTTGAGGAGGGCACGATATTCGTCGCCTTCCCGGGTGAAAAGGTCGACGGCAACGACTTTGCTTCCCGTGCCATCGAGTCGGGTGCCGGCGCCGTAGTGATGACGCGCGAGCCCGATGCCGAGCTGCTTTCGCTGGCCCATGAGAAGGGCTGCGCCATCCTGCATACCGATGACCCCGAGGAGTTTTTGCTGCGCCTGGCTCACGCTTATCGTTTGGAGCTTGGCTGCCTGGTAATTGGCATTACCGGCTCTATCGGCAAGACAACGACCAAGGACGTGCTCGCCGCGGTGCTCGCCAAGCGCTATCGCGTTTGGGCAACCAAGGGTAACTACAACAACCTGATCGGTATGCCGCTCACGGTGCTGGCGGCCCCTGCCGACACCGAGGTTCTGGTGCTCGAGATGGGCATGAACCATTTCCACGAGATTGAGCGCATGTCTCAGTCCGCCAATCCCAACCTTGCCATTGTGACCAAGATCGGCACCTCCCATATCGGTATTCTGGGCAGTCGCGAGAATATCGCTCGTGCCAAATCCGAGATTGTTGGCGGCATGTGCGCCGCCGGAGACCTTCTCCCGTTGCTGGTTTTGGGTGGTGAGGACGACTTTACTCCGTTCATCCGCGACACCTTTGCCGCGCCTGCGGGCGTCGACGTGATGCTTGCGGGCGTCTCGGACGACGATGAGGTCCGTGCGTGCGACATTCGCATTGATGACGAGGGGCGCCCGGTCTTTACGCTCGATTTTGGCTTGGGCGAGACTATCGACACACTGCTTGCCATTCCCGGCGCGCAGTCCGTTCCCAATGCCGTCAAGGCCGCGGCGGTTGCCTATCGTCTTGGCGTGACGCCCGAGCAGATCGATGCCGCCTTTAGGGGTCTTACGATTACCGGGCATCGCCAGGAAATCAAGCGCGCCAAGAGCGGCGCTCGCGTCATCGACGACTCATATAACGCCAGTGCCGAATCGATGGCAGCCGGCCTCGACCTGCTGTGTTCGCTTTCGTGCACGGGTTCGCGCATGGCGGTTCTGGGCGAGATGGGCGAGATGGGCGACGAGGCTCCTCGCATGCATGAGCTGGTGGGCGCCTATGCGGCGGCCAAGAAGCTCGATATGCTCGCATGTGTCGGCGGTGAGCTTGCCCAGCGTATGGCCGAGGCCGCGCGCATGATGGGTATGGATGAGGACCGCATTCAGGTGTTCTCCGACTATCAGCAGGTGCTCGACCGTATGGGCGGCGCTCTTGAGCAGCATGATGTCGTGCTGGTCAAGGGCTCACGCTTCGTTGAGCTCGATCGCTTTGTGGAAGGTGTGTGCTAG
- the mraY gene encoding phospho-N-acetylmuramoyl-pentapeptide-transferase — MFGNPSYPTYQAFLGLGIAAVIAMLLMPWWIKLLKVEGIGQQVRADGPKRHLIKQGTPTMGGVIILVAVSLTCLLMGKLTTELVLVLLATLATGVLGLIDDLTSVTHGRSLGLTPHAKMIGLTLICVTFTVLAVNWCGVAPEIRFPGGLTIDLGVLSTTICGLSFPWLYLVFCWLMIAGLSNAVNLTDGLDGLAGGTSMIAMLAMAAMAFLHGDVNLSIFCTACAGACLGFLWFNCYPASIFMGDTGSLALGAAFACTSIMTNTEVVSLIIGGLFIVETLSVMIQVVYFHFTHKRVFLMAPIHHHFEKKGWAETKVVIRFWIVAAAFGALGLALFFQLG, encoded by the coding sequence ATGTTCGGCAATCCTTCGTATCCTACGTACCAGGCATTTTTGGGGTTGGGCATCGCCGCCGTCATCGCGATGCTGCTTATGCCGTGGTGGATTAAGCTCCTGAAGGTCGAGGGCATCGGCCAGCAGGTTCGCGCCGATGGCCCCAAGCGCCATCTGATTAAGCAGGGCACGCCCACTATGGGCGGCGTCATCATCCTGGTCGCCGTTTCGCTGACGTGCCTTTTGATGGGTAAGCTCACCACCGAGCTCGTGCTTGTGCTGCTCGCCACGCTGGCAACCGGCGTTCTTGGCCTCATCGACGACCTGACTTCTGTCACGCACGGCCGCTCGCTCGGCCTGACGCCTCACGCCAAGATGATTGGCCTTACCCTCATCTGCGTTACCTTTACCGTGCTTGCTGTCAACTGGTGCGGCGTCGCCCCCGAGATTCGTTTCCCCGGTGGCCTGACGATCGACCTTGGTGTGCTCTCGACCACCATTTGCGGCCTCTCTTTTCCGTGGCTCTACCTTGTCTTTTGCTGGCTGATGATCGCGGGCCTTTCCAACGCCGTAAACCTCACCGACGGCTTGGACGGTCTTGCCGGCGGCACCTCCATGATCGCCATGCTGGCCATGGCCGCCATGGCGTTTTTGCACGGCGATGTGAACCTGTCCATCTTCTGCACGGCGTGCGCCGGCGCCTGCCTGGGCTTTTTGTGGTTCAACTGCTATCCGGCGAGCATCTTTATGGGCGATACCGGCTCGCTTGCCCTGGGTGCCGCTTTTGCCTGCACCTCCATCATGACCAACACCGAAGTCGTTTCCCTCATCATCGGCGGTCTGTTTATCGTCGAGACCCTGTCGGTCATGATCCAGGTTGTCTATTTCCACTTTACGCACAAGCGCGTCTTCCTTATGGCGCCCATTCATCATCATTTCGAAAAGAAGGGCTGGGCCGAGACCAAGGTCGTCATCCGTTTTTGGATTGTCGCCGCGGCCTTCGGAGCCCTGGGCCTCGCGTTGTTCTTCCAGTTGGGATAG
- the murD gene encoding UDP-N-acetylmuramoyl-L-alanine--D-glutamate ligase — translation MPLADVFSLLVLGQGKSGLDVARWALAHPERVSAVTVYGGGTSEPNDATRSLEAHGASFVYGTEQVEGAFDVCVTCPGISEFSAFFKAGRDHAAQIMGEPEFAYRLSPQNWIAITGTNGKTTTTSLTDYLLKAAGEASVAVGNIGEPPVNEIDGRAHNEWFVAELSSYQIATTQELHPRVAVLLNITPDHLGWHKSHKNYALAKIKLFENMVDDDLVIVDVEDAGIHEIDEYIYVPGRRICKVAFDEPAGEDAAFVRDGKMVVRLKGVETPLVDTSELKISGHHNVINALCAATAALTVGADVDGVCRGLVSFQPLEHRVEPCGEIDGVRYVNDSKATNTDAVEKALTAFPDDDVILLLGGHDKGTPLDSFARVVMDNVRSVVCFGDACERFTAAMDEADVDGDVDIAQADDLRDAVDVARSLSSRGDVILLSPACSSFDEFSGYEERGRVFKDYVAQLAAASNTQME, via the coding sequence ATGCCTCTTGCTGATGTCTTTAGCCTGCTCGTTTTGGGCCAGGGTAAGTCCGGTCTTGATGTCGCTCGCTGGGCGCTTGCACATCCCGAGCGTGTGAGTGCCGTTACCGTTTACGGTGGCGGCACGTCCGAGCCCAACGATGCCACGCGCTCGCTCGAGGCGCACGGGGCATCGTTTGTCTACGGAACCGAGCAGGTCGAGGGCGCGTTTGATGTATGCGTGACGTGTCCGGGCATCTCGGAGTTCTCGGCATTCTTTAAGGCTGGCCGTGATCACGCTGCCCAGATTATGGGTGAGCCCGAGTTTGCCTACCGTCTGTCTCCCCAAAATTGGATTGCCATTACGGGCACCAACGGCAAGACGACAACCACGTCACTGACCGATTACCTGCTTAAGGCAGCGGGCGAGGCGAGCGTTGCTGTCGGCAACATTGGCGAGCCTCCGGTGAACGAGATCGATGGCCGTGCGCATAACGAGTGGTTTGTGGCGGAGCTTTCGAGCTATCAGATCGCAACGACCCAGGAGCTTCACCCCCGTGTGGCGGTGCTGCTCAACATTACCCCCGACCATCTGGGCTGGCATAAGAGCCATAAGAACTATGCGCTCGCCAAGATTAAGCTCTTCGAGAATATGGTCGACGATGACCTGGTGATTGTTGACGTCGAGGATGCCGGTATCCACGAGATCGATGAGTACATCTATGTTCCGGGCCGTCGCATCTGCAAGGTTGCTTTTGACGAGCCTGCGGGCGAGGACGCCGCATTTGTGCGCGATGGCAAGATGGTCGTTCGTCTGAAGGGCGTCGAGACCCCGCTCGTCGATACGTCCGAGCTTAAGATTTCGGGCCATCACAATGTAATCAATGCCCTGTGTGCTGCCACGGCGGCCCTGACGGTCGGCGCCGATGTTGACGGTGTGTGTCGCGGCCTGGTCTCGTTCCAGCCGCTGGAGCACCGCGTTGAGCCCTGTGGCGAGATCGATGGCGTGCGCTATGTCAACGATTCCAAGGCAACGAACACCGATGCGGTCGAAAAGGCCTTGACGGCGTTTCCCGATGACGATGTGATCTTGCTGCTCGGCGGTCACGATAAGGGCACGCCGCTCGATTCCTTTGCCCGCGTTGTGATGGATAACGTTCGCTCGGTGGTCTGCTTTGGCGACGCGTGCGAGCGCTTTACCGCCGCTATGGACGAGGCGGATGTCGACGGTGATGTCGATATCGCTCAGGCCGACGACCTGCGCGATGCCGTGGACGTTGCCCGTTCGCTCTCGAGCCGCGGCGATGTGATCTTACTGTCGCCCGCCTGCTCTTCGTTCGATGAGTTCTCGGGCTACGAGGAGCGCGGTCGCGTGTTTAAGGACTATGTGGCCCAGCTTGCAGCTGCGTCCAATACGCAAATGGAATAG
- the ftsW gene encoding putative lipid II flippase FtsW gives MREESPRQNMRRPDSDRASSQRSTPRAGRRTQGIGERYIAGVPARIMRPRLVFLTCLFSLVCFGLLMVYSASSVEALHENDSATYFLFRQFMFTVVGVAALEFIARVAPDSWFGEGALKLALIAMMILLLAVFLFGSGSRGATRWLSIAGIQFQPSEFLKPFAIAYSAIMLDRVFSPGGNINEFLKGMGLYLGISLVLIFIQPDFGTILIILLTIMCMALFAGLDPKFIIGAILAGAVIIVIALVVEPYRMVRIQVLLNPWADEYGDGYQATLAIMAFASGGLFGRGIGNSTMKYSYLPEAHNDYILAIIGEEVGFLGTLLFFLVFAMLIYSAFRIAEQAADRRGALMASGSAVILAVQFLINALGILNVFPMTGKPLPFISYGGSSIIVSLMLAGLILRVSHESARRDEYDRRRDSFAVMDESTAGVPHTRGERSSRGGFTVLNGFASESDARPRSVPQSRPQRPTPRNTGGGYNRIDLNSDPSARLRTDDQGPRVRRDYHDR, from the coding sequence GTGAGAGAGGAGAGCCCCCGACAGAATATGAGGAGGCCCGACTCGGACCGTGCTTCCTCGCAGCGCAGCACGCCGCGCGCCGGTCGTCGCACGCAGGGCATCGGCGAACGTTATATCGCTGGCGTCCCCGCACGTATCATGCGACCCCGCCTGGTCTTTTTGACCTGCCTGTTCTCGCTGGTCTGTTTTGGCCTGCTTATGGTGTACTCGGCTTCTTCAGTCGAGGCGCTTCACGAGAACGACTCCGCGACCTACTTTTTGTTCCGGCAGTTTATGTTCACTGTCGTCGGCGTTGCTGCCCTCGAGTTCATCGCGCGCGTTGCACCCGATAGCTGGTTTGGCGAAGGGGCGCTTAAACTTGCCCTTATCGCTATGATGATCTTGCTGCTTGCGGTGTTCCTCTTTGGTAGCGGCAGCCGTGGCGCTACGCGTTGGCTGAGCATTGCCGGCATTCAGTTTCAGCCATCGGAGTTTCTCAAGCCGTTTGCCATTGCCTATTCTGCCATCATGCTCGATCGCGTGTTTTCGCCCGGCGGTAACATCAATGAGTTCCTTAAGGGCATGGGCTTATATTTGGGCATATCGCTCGTCTTGATTTTTATTCAGCCCGACTTTGGCACCATCCTGATTATTCTGTTGACGATCATGTGCATGGCGCTCTTTGCCGGTCTTGACCCAAAATTCATTATCGGTGCGATTCTTGCTGGCGCCGTCATCATCGTGATCGCTCTTGTCGTCGAGCCGTACCGTATGGTGCGCATTCAGGTTCTCTTGAACCCTTGGGCAGATGAATATGGAGACGGGTATCAGGCAACGCTCGCCATTATGGCGTTTGCTTCGGGCGGACTGTTCGGCCGCGGTATCGGTAACTCAACCATGAAGTACTCGTATTTGCCCGAGGCACACAACGACTACATCCTGGCCATCATTGGCGAGGAGGTTGGCTTTTTGGGGACGCTGCTGTTTTTCTTGGTGTTTGCGATGCTGATCTACTCGGCGTTTCGAATTGCCGAGCAGGCCGCCGATCGTCGCGGGGCGCTCATGGCTTCGGGCTCTGCGGTTATCCTCGCGGTGCAGTTTTTGATCAACGCGCTGGGTATTCTCAACGTGTTTCCTATGACGGGTAAGCCGCTGCCGTTTATCAGCTATGGCGGCTCGTCGATTATCGTGTCGCTCATGCTCGCCGGGCTTATTTTACGCGTCTCGCACGAGAGCGCTCGACGCGATGAATACGATCGTCGTCGCGATAGCTTTGCCGTTATGGACGAGAGCACTGCCGGTGTTCCCCATACGCGTGGGGAGCGCTCGTCGCGTGGCGGTTTTACCGTCTTGAACGGTTTTGCTTCGGAGTCGGATGCTCGTCCGCGCTCGGTGCCGCAGAGTCGCCCGCAACGACCGACGCCGCGCAATACGGGTGGCGGATATAATCGGATCGACTTGAATTCGGACCCGTCGGCGCGCTTGCGCACCGACGACCAGGGGCCGCGCGTACGAAGGGACTACCATGACCGATAA
- the murG gene encoding undecaprenyldiphospho-muramoylpentapeptide beta-N-acetylglucosaminyltransferase, with translation MTDKMTVAIAAGGTAGHINPALALAEELRDRGHHVVFVGQSHKLEGRLVPEAGFDFVPITVTGFDRSRPWTALSSLWRVYKAKRALGSHFSKACKPDVAIGFGAYVEVPLLGWCKDSGIPYLLHEQNSVPGLANKMMSSHAARVCISVPAARSVFEREGDPDHVLMTGNPVRRSVIEGDRVRGRRALDVPEDATLLLVFGGSLGAQHLNERVASLKNELLSRDNLYVLHSTGADGFEDTERALALMPEEAKRYRVQPYIDNMGDMLAAADLVLSRSGASSVAEIAALATPSVLVPYPHATADHQTTNARYLVDAGAGVLCADADIDTQAFADELLHLIDDAQARDAMRQAARGLAQDRAAVLLADAVEGLR, from the coding sequence ATGACCGATAAGATGACCGTTGCTATCGCAGCCGGCGGCACGGCGGGACATATCAACCCCGCACTTGCCTTGGCCGAGGAGCTACGTGACCGTGGCCACCACGTTGTGTTTGTGGGTCAGTCGCATAAGCTCGAGGGTCGTCTGGTTCCCGAGGCAGGGTTCGATTTTGTGCCGATTACGGTTACGGGCTTCGACCGCTCTCGCCCTTGGACGGCATTGAGCTCGCTGTGGCGTGTCTATAAGGCGAAGCGCGCGCTCGGCAGCCATTTTTCTAAAGCCTGCAAGCCCGATGTCGCTATAGGTTTTGGCGCCTATGTCGAGGTCCCGCTTCTGGGCTGGTGCAAAGACTCGGGCATTCCGTATCTGCTGCATGAACAGAACTCCGTTCCGGGCCTTGCTAACAAGATGATGAGTTCGCATGCCGCCCGCGTTTGCATCTCGGTGCCGGCAGCACGTTCCGTGTTTGAGCGTGAGGGCGATCCTGACCATGTGCTCATGACCGGCAACCCCGTGCGCCGTTCTGTGATCGAGGGGGATCGGGTTCGCGGTCGCAGGGCTCTCGACGTGCCTGAGGACGCCACACTCCTGCTGGTTTTTGGCGGCTCACTTGGTGCTCAACATCTTAATGAGCGCGTGGCTTCGCTTAAAAACGAGTTGCTCTCGCGCGATAATCTCTATGTTTTGCATTCGACGGGCGCCGATGGCTTCGAGGACACCGAGCGTGCTCTTGCCCTGATGCCCGAGGAGGCGAAGCGGTATCGCGTCCAGCCCTACATCGACAATATGGGCGATATGCTGGCCGCGGCCGATTTGGTCCTCTCGCGCTCGGGCGCTTCGAGCGTTGCCGAGATCGCGGCCCTTGCCACACCTTCGGTACTGGTGCCGTATCCGCATGCGACGGCCGATCATCAGACCACCAATGCCCGCTATCTGGTCGATGCCGGTGCTGGCGTGCTCTGCGCCGATGCCGATATTGATACCCAGGCGTTTGCCGATGAGCTGCTGCATCTTATCGATGATGCGCAGGCGCGCGATGCCATGCGTCAGGCGGCTCGCGGTTTGGCCCAGGACCGCGCTGCCGTCCTTTTGGCAGACGCGGTAGAAGGATTGCGTTAG